In a genomic window of Thermus thermamylovorans:
- a CDS encoding (Fe-S)-binding protein has translation MRVALFITCLADQFYAEAGVAAVRLLRALGVEVDFPEDQTCCGQPAFNAGHWGEARALAKRSLEVFREAEYVVLPSGSCASMVRNHYPELLPGDQGALALSEKTYELSQFLVRVLGVEKLGEGLRGRRVAYHHGCHALRELGVKAEPLLLLQNAGAELLPWEAAEECCGFGGLFSVKLPEVSLSMADRKLATLPKAEVLTSTDAGCLLHLAGRMAKLGQGVRVAPLATLLWEAYAGQG, from the coding sequence ATGCGGGTAGCCCTTTTCATCACCTGCCTGGCCGACCAGTTCTACGCGGAGGCCGGGGTGGCGGCGGTCCGGCTCCTGCGCGCCCTCGGGGTGGAGGTGGACTTCCCCGAGGACCAGACCTGCTGCGGCCAGCCCGCCTTCAACGCCGGGCACTGGGGGGAGGCTAGGGCCCTGGCCAAGAGGAGCCTCGAGGTCTTCCGGGAAGCGGAGTACGTGGTCCTGCCCTCGGGAAGCTGCGCCAGCATGGTGCGAAACCACTACCCCGAGCTCCTCCCCGGGGACCAGGGGGCCCTGGCCCTCTCGGAGAAGACCTACGAGCTCTCCCAGTTCCTGGTGCGGGTCCTGGGGGTGGAGAAGCTGGGGGAAGGGCTTAGGGGCAGGCGGGTGGCCTACCACCACGGCTGCCACGCCCTGAGGGAGCTGGGGGTGAAGGCGGAGCCCCTCCTCCTCCTCCAAAACGCCGGGGCCGAGCTCCTCCCCTGGGAAGCGGCGGAGGAGTGCTGCGGCTTTGGGGGGCTTTTCTCCGTGAAGCTCCCCGAGGTGTCCTTGAGCATGGCCGACCGCAAGCTGGCCACCCTGCCAAAGGCGGAGGTCCTCACCTCCACGGACGCGGGCTGCCTCCTCCACCTCGCGGGCCGGATGGCCAAGCTGGGCCAAGGCGTGCGGGTGGCCCCCCTGGCCACCCTGCTCTGGGAGGCGTATGCGGGCCAAGGCTAA
- a CDS encoding response regulator transcription factor — translation MKRILLIEDDPEVARLVELELKEAGFAVDWAKGGMEGLVRHRERRPDLVVLDLGLPDLDGAEVARRIRATDDTPILVLTAQDAIERKVGLLADGADDYLVKPFHPAELLARIQVQLRHREGSEILSVGKLELYPKRRQVFFGEVEVRLSPKEFELLQLLMGRPGRVFPRQEIEERVWGRPLGRESNVLDVHVANLRAKLREAGAYGYLRTVRGLGYAVRPGKGEEG, via the coding sequence ATGAAACGGATCCTGCTCATCGAGGACGACCCCGAGGTGGCCCGGCTGGTGGAGCTGGAGCTCAAGGAGGCGGGCTTCGCCGTGGACTGGGCCAAGGGCGGGATGGAGGGCCTGGTACGGCACCGGGAAAGGCGGCCCGACCTGGTGGTCCTGGACCTAGGCCTGCCCGACCTGGACGGGGCCGAGGTGGCCCGGCGCATCCGGGCCACCGACGACACCCCCATCCTGGTCCTCACCGCCCAAGACGCCATCGAGCGCAAGGTGGGCCTCCTGGCCGACGGGGCCGACGACTACCTGGTGAAGCCCTTCCACCCGGCGGAGCTCCTGGCCCGCATCCAGGTGCAGCTCCGCCACCGGGAGGGAAGCGAGATCCTCAGCGTGGGCAAGCTGGAGCTCTACCCCAAGAGGCGGCAGGTCTTCTTCGGAGAGGTGGAGGTGCGGCTCTCCCCCAAGGAGTTTGAGCTCCTCCAGCTCCTCATGGGCCGTCCCGGGAGGGTCTTCCCCCGGCAGGAGATCGAGGAGCGGGTCTGGGGCAGGCCCCTGGGGCGGGAGTCCAACGTCCTGGACGTGCACGTGGCCAACCTCCGGGCCAAGCTGCGGGAGGCGGGAGCCTACGGCTACCTGCGCACGGTGCGGGGCCTGGGCTACGCGGTGCGCCCGGGCAAGGGGGAGGAGGGATGA
- a CDS encoding sensor histidine kinase, which yields MLPLSFRLRLFLSFSLLWLLFLASALYLAGRAVEGALRGHLEATLLQDARRAAEAYRLGQAGVLLTTGGVYLHLYAADGEPLVLTQPEHRLPQGALQGVGETPKAVWERGFAAALVRTPLGLLALTQDTAPIELALAALRRALLEAFFFLFPLGVLLVYLTARLAALPLEHAAREIAGRSPERLDPVALSLPKDEFGGMVQAVNGLLRALREAKEKERAFLAEVSHELRTPLTVLLGHLDRLGRNPLDGEALTSARATAERMRRLVEDLLALARGEAERALNPHIVDLKALAGEAAREQGVAFRGEALEVLGDPDRLLQMLRNLIANGVRAAGQEGVEVRLLRQGDWALLEVEDRGPGIPEDLLPRLFQRFARGPGGGTGLGLAIARAIAQAHGGEIAVESRPGCTVFRVRLPLLREEEEA from the coding sequence ATGCTCCCCCTTTCTTTTCGGCTCAGGCTCTTCCTCTCCTTCAGTCTGCTCTGGCTCCTCTTCCTGGCCAGCGCCCTCTACCTAGCGGGGCGGGCGGTGGAGGGCGCCCTCCGGGGGCATCTGGAGGCCACCCTTCTCCAGGACGCCCGGCGGGCGGCGGAGGCCTACCGCCTCGGTCAGGCGGGGGTCCTGCTCACCACCGGAGGGGTCTACCTCCACCTCTACGCGGCGGACGGGGAGCCCCTGGTCCTCACCCAGCCGGAGCACCGCCTGCCCCAAGGGGCCCTCCAGGGGGTGGGGGAAACCCCCAAGGCGGTCTGGGAACGGGGCTTTGCCGCGGCCCTTGTCCGCACCCCCCTAGGCCTCCTGGCCCTCACCCAGGACACCGCCCCCATCGAGCTGGCCCTTGCCGCCCTGCGCCGGGCCCTGCTGGAAGCCTTCTTCTTCCTCTTCCCCCTAGGCGTCCTCCTGGTCTACCTCACCGCCCGCCTGGCGGCCCTGCCCCTGGAGCATGCCGCCCGGGAGATCGCGGGGCGGAGCCCCGAGCGCCTGGACCCCGTGGCCCTCTCCCTGCCCAAGGACGAGTTCGGGGGCATGGTGCAGGCGGTGAACGGCCTCCTGCGGGCCTTGCGGGAGGCTAAGGAGAAGGAGCGGGCCTTCCTGGCGGAGGTGAGCCACGAGCTCAGGACCCCCCTCACCGTCCTCCTGGGCCACCTGGACCGCCTGGGGCGGAACCCTTTGGACGGGGAGGCCCTCACCAGCGCCCGCGCCACCGCCGAGAGGATGCGCCGCCTGGTGGAGGACCTCCTGGCCCTGGCCCGGGGGGAGGCGGAGCGGGCCCTCAACCCCCACATCGTGGACCTGAAGGCCCTGGCCGGGGAGGCGGCCCGGGAGCAGGGGGTGGCCTTCCGGGGGGAGGCCCTGGAGGTCCTGGGGGATCCCGACCGCCTCCTGCAGATGCTCCGCAACCTCATCGCCAACGGGGTGCGGGCCGCAGGGCAGGAGGGGGTGGAGGTGCGCCTCCTGCGGCAGGGGGACTGGGCCCTCCTGGAGGTGGAGGACCGGGGGCCGGGGATCCCCGAGGACCTCCTCCCCCGCCTCTTCCAGCGCTTCGCCCGGGGGCCCGGGGGGGGCACGGGGCTCGGCCTGGCCATCGCCCGGGCCATCGCCCAGGCCCACGGGGGGGAGATCGCCGTGGAAAGCCGGCCCGGGTGCACGGTCTTCCGGGTCCGCCTGCCCCTTTTGCGGGAGGAAGAGGAGGCCTAA
- a CDS encoding serine/threonine-protein kinase, whose translation MSLAGKTLLRRYRVVRPLGRGALATVYLAFDPFGAPYALKVFPRGAGGRRDRELWVGRRLAHPNLNPVLAPLDLEEGPALLLAYAPGEELGRWTLRRPGRGRALRVFHQLLAALAHMHGRGLVHRDVKPENVIVAGTDEARLVDFDLSGPALEAFKRPLRVGTLPYLAPEQVLGRSPGPEADLYAAGVVLYWLLSGEHPFVGEPEEVLLGHLRQPAPPIPGLAPREQAYLERLLAKSPKERFPSAKEALEAFPF comes from the coding sequence GTGAGCCTGGCCGGGAAAACCCTCCTCCGGAGGTACCGGGTGGTGCGCCCCCTGGGCCGGGGCGCCCTGGCCACCGTCTACCTGGCCTTCGACCCTTTCGGCGCCCCCTACGCCCTCAAGGTCTTCCCCCGGGGGGCCGGGGGGAGGCGGGACCGGGAGCTTTGGGTGGGGAGGCGCCTCGCCCACCCCAACCTCAACCCGGTGCTGGCGCCTTTGGACCTGGAGGAGGGCCCGGCCCTCCTCCTGGCCTACGCTCCCGGGGAGGAGCTCGGCCGCTGGACCCTGCGCCGCCCGGGGCGCGGGCGGGCCCTCAGGGTCTTCCACCAGCTCCTCGCCGCCCTGGCCCACATGCACGGCCGGGGCCTGGTGCACCGGGACGTGAAGCCGGAGAACGTCATCGTGGCCGGCACCGACGAGGCCCGGCTGGTGGACTTCGACCTCTCGGGGCCGGCCCTCGAGGCCTTCAAGAGGCCCCTCAGGGTGGGCACCCTCCCCTACCTGGCCCCGGAGCAGGTCCTGGGGCGAAGCCCGGGCCCCGAGGCCGACCTCTACGCCGCGGGAGTGGTGCTCTACTGGCTCCTCTCCGGGGAACACCCCTTCGTGGGGGAGCCGGAGGAGGTCCTCCTGGGGCACCTGCGGCAGCCCGCCCCCCCCATTCCCGGACTCGCCCCAAGGGAGCAGGCCTACCTGGAGCGCCTCCTGGCCAAATCCCCCAAGGAGCGCTTTCCCTCGGCAAAGGAGGCCCTGGAGGCCTTTCCCTTCTAG
- a CDS encoding LutB/LldF family L-lactate oxidation iron-sulfur protein codes for MRAKAKRYPKEAARLLRERPSVREAVTGATLHFERNRLRAYGEIDTEAWRERARRVKDHVLTHLDHYLELAEGRLRENGVQVHWAEGPEEAHRLLREVVARHGVRRAVKAKSMLTEELGVNPLLESLGVEVYETDLGEYLIQLLGEPPSHIVGPAIHLTLKEIQELFHGRFGTPPDAPPEALAQVARRVLREAFLTAELGISGANFLVAETGTLALMENEGNIRLSTSLPKVHVAFVGIEKLLPRLQDLALFLPLTARAATGQRLSTFVSLLQGPAREGEEGPEEVHVVLVDHGRTALLADPEAWEVLRCLRCGACLNACPVYRQTGGHPYGYVYSGPIGAVLDPGLLGLEEAYPLPYASTLCGACQEACPVKIPIPRLLLTWRHRAVEEGLAPAWERGAIGAFARVMGSPALYRLLSKALRGLPLPQELQVYLPVLKAWAEGRGPLRPSPRPFHELWKEIKEEARGG; via the coding sequence ATGCGGGCCAAGGCTAAGCGCTACCCCAAGGAGGCGGCGAGGCTTCTCCGGGAAAGGCCCTCGGTGCGGGAGGCGGTCACCGGGGCCACCTTGCACTTCGAGCGGAACCGCCTCCGGGCCTACGGCGAGATCGACACCGAGGCCTGGCGGGAGCGGGCCAGGCGGGTCAAGGACCACGTGCTCACGCACCTGGACCACTACCTGGAGCTGGCGGAAGGGCGGCTTCGGGAAAACGGGGTGCAGGTCCACTGGGCCGAGGGGCCGGAGGAGGCCCACCGGCTTCTGCGGGAGGTGGTGGCCCGGCACGGGGTAAGGCGGGCGGTGAAGGCCAAGAGCATGCTCACCGAGGAGCTGGGGGTGAACCCCCTCCTGGAGTCCCTGGGGGTGGAGGTCTACGAGACCGACCTCGGGGAATACCTCATCCAGCTCCTGGGGGAGCCCCCGAGCCACATCGTGGGCCCGGCCATCCACCTCACCCTGAAGGAGATCCAGGAGCTTTTCCACGGGCGCTTCGGCACCCCCCCCGACGCCCCCCCCGAGGCCCTGGCCCAGGTGGCCAGGAGGGTCTTGCGGGAAGCCTTCCTCACCGCGGAGCTCGGCATCAGCGGGGCCAACTTCCTGGTGGCGGAGACGGGCACCCTGGCCCTGATGGAAAACGAGGGGAACATAAGGCTTTCCACGAGCCTCCCCAAGGTGCACGTGGCCTTCGTGGGCATCGAAAAGCTCCTCCCCCGCCTCCAAGACCTCGCCCTCTTCCTGCCCCTCACCGCCCGGGCGGCCACGGGGCAGCGGCTTTCCACCTTCGTCTCCCTCCTCCAGGGCCCGGCCAGGGAAGGGGAGGAGGGCCCCGAGGAGGTGCACGTGGTCCTGGTGGACCACGGGCGCACCGCCCTCCTCGCCGACCCTGAGGCCTGGGAGGTCCTAAGGTGCCTGCGCTGCGGGGCCTGCCTCAACGCCTGCCCCGTCTACCGCCAGACGGGGGGCCACCCCTACGGCTACGTCTACTCCGGGCCCATCGGGGCGGTGCTGGACCCGGGGCTTTTGGGCCTGGAGGAGGCCTACCCCCTTCCCTACGCCTCCACCCTCTGCGGGGCCTGCCAGGAGGCCTGTCCGGTGAAGATCCCCATCCCCAGGCTCCTCCTCACCTGGCGGCACCGGGCGGTGGAGGAGGGCCTGGCCCCCGCCTGGGAGCGGGGGGCCATAGGGGCCTTCGCCCGGGTGATGGGAAGCCCCGCCCTCTACCGCCTCCTCTCCAAGGCCCTAAGGGGCCTCCCCCTGCCCCAGGAGCTCCAGGTTTACCTCCCCGTCCTCAAGGCCTGGGCCGAGGGCCGGGGACCCCTCAGGCCCAGCCCCAGGCCCTTCCACGAGCTTTGGAAGGAGATCAAGGAGGAGGCCCGTGGAGGCTAG
- a CDS encoding N-acetylmuramoyl-L-alanine amidase produces MRVWLLLFAWLWSLAYALPRVGVHEGFTRLVFDLPAPVDHTLSQEGEVLVILLPGLRAEARDQVVNSREVVSVQTVPVEGGVRVLVRLRGPVEATVRRLPDPERLVVDLALRQTLPQAPAVPAPQNRAPSRPRPVILLDPGHGGVDPGMVGYVVEKEVALDVSLRLRRLLEQQGLEVRLTRDRDMHLSPDKREDLSRRAAMADSSQVHLFVSVHVNASPTRTARGVEVFYFGRAQDPRVLAQVIRENGGGEIGQRLTQEARTAAERILHDIVAQANQRYSQRLAETLGRHLSQATGSPYRGSFPGDFFVLRYARVPAVLVEVGFGDHPVEGRQLADPAYRERVAQGLANGILAFLANGAFGR; encoded by the coding sequence ATGCGGGTATGGCTCCTCCTTTTCGCCTGGCTATGGAGCCTGGCCTACGCCCTTCCCCGGGTGGGGGTGCACGAGGGCTTCACCCGCCTGGTCTTTGACCTCCCCGCTCCCGTGGACCACACCCTTTCCCAGGAAGGGGAGGTGCTGGTGATCCTTCTCCCGGGCCTCCGGGCCGAGGCTCGGGACCAGGTGGTGAACTCCCGGGAGGTGGTCTCGGTCCAGACCGTGCCCGTGGAGGGAGGGGTGCGGGTCCTGGTCCGCCTCAGGGGCCCTGTGGAGGCCACGGTGCGCCGTCTCCCCGACCCCGAGCGCCTGGTGGTGGACCTGGCCCTGAGGCAGACCCTCCCCCAGGCTCCGGCGGTTCCCGCCCCCCAGAACCGCGCCCCCAGCCGTCCCCGGCCCGTGATCCTCTTGGACCCCGGCCACGGGGGGGTCGACCCGGGGATGGTGGGGTATGTGGTGGAGAAGGAGGTAGCCCTGGATGTGAGCCTACGCCTCCGGCGCCTTTTGGAGCAGCAGGGCCTCGAGGTCCGCCTCACCCGGGACCGGGACATGCACCTCTCCCCCGACAAGCGGGAAGACCTCTCCCGGCGGGCGGCCATGGCCGACAGTTCCCAGGTGCACCTCTTTGTCTCCGTCCACGTGAACGCCAGCCCCACCCGCACCGCCCGGGGGGTGGAGGTCTTCTACTTCGGTCGGGCCCAGGACCCGAGGGTCCTCGCCCAGGTGATCCGGGAAAACGGCGGGGGGGAGATCGGCCAGCGCCTCACCCAGGAGGCCCGCACCGCGGCGGAGCGCATCCTCCACGACATCGTGGCCCAGGCCAACCAGCGCTACAGCCAGCGCCTGGCGGAAACCCTGGGCCGCCACCTCTCCCAGGCCACGGGGAGCCCCTACCGCGGGAGCTTTCCCGGCGACTTTTTCGTCCTGCGCTACGCCCGGGTGCCCGCGGTCTTGGTGGAGGTGGGCTTCGGGGACCACCCGGTGGAGGGCCGCCAGCTGGCGGACCCCGCCTACCGGGAGCGGGTGGCCCAGGGCCTGGCGAACGGCATCCTGGCCTTCCTGGCCAACGGGGCCTTCGGCCGGTAG
- a CDS encoding patatin-like phospholipase family protein gives MRGLALSGGGARGLAHIGALEVFLEAGLDFQVVAGTSMGAIVGALFAAGKTPAEMLAIARSTPWLRLISPSLRRGLFSRRALRDYLAHHLPPRFEDLRRPLVVPAVEVGTGRLHYLSQGDLLSAVLASAALPGLLAPVEREGSWLFDGGILDNLPVDAARFLGAKEVYAVDVTPDGVHHPPPEGPLALARHAVDIMQAHLNRLRLALYPPEVYLRPELTGLGVEDFLRLEEAVEAGREAARRVLAGRVGGV, from the coding sequence GTGCGCGGGCTGGCGCTTTCCGGCGGAGGGGCCAGGGGGCTCGCCCATATCGGGGCCCTGGAGGTCTTCTTGGAGGCCGGTTTGGACTTCCAGGTGGTGGCGGGCACCAGCATGGGGGCCATCGTGGGGGCCCTCTTCGCCGCGGGGAAGACCCCGGCGGAGATGCTTGCCATCGCCCGCAGCACCCCCTGGCTGCGCCTCATCAGCCCCTCCTTGCGGCGGGGGCTCTTTTCCCGCCGCGCCTTAAGGGACTACCTGGCCCACCATCTCCCCCCCCGCTTCGAGGACCTCCGGCGCCCCCTGGTGGTCCCGGCGGTGGAGGTGGGCACGGGGCGCCTCCACTACCTGAGCCAGGGGGACCTCCTGAGCGCGGTCCTGGCCTCCGCCGCCCTGCCCGGGCTCCTGGCCCCGGTGGAGCGGGAGGGTAGCTGGCTTTTCGACGGCGGCATCCTGGACAACCTGCCCGTGGACGCGGCCCGCTTCCTGGGGGCCAAGGAGGTATACGCGGTGGACGTGACCCCGGACGGGGTGCACCATCCTCCCCCGGAAGGGCCCCTGGCCCTAGCCCGCCACGCGGTGGACATCATGCAGGCCCACCTCAACCGGTTGCGGCTGGCCCTCTACCCCCCGGAGGTCTACCTGCGCCCGGAGCTCACGGGCCTCGGCGTGGAGGACTTCCTGCGCCTGGAAGAGGCAGTAGAGGCGGGGCGGGAGGCCGCCCGGCGGGTCCTTGCGGGTAGAGTGGGAGGGGTATGA
- a CDS encoding OsmC family protein: protein MTKRVVVYQLVGHRFLGVNESGDKAMIDGDQPATGPRPMELLLMALGACTAYDVVDIMRKKKQPLARYRVEVEGVRAEAHPKRYTRITVTHIASGPGVTLEALERAVHLSHTKYCSVSASLNAEIATKVVLEPWEGEAEGA, encoded by the coding sequence ATGACGAAGAGGGTCGTAGTCTACCAGCTGGTGGGGCACCGCTTCCTAGGGGTGAACGAGAGCGGGGACAAGGCGATGATCGACGGGGACCAGCCCGCCACCGGGCCCCGCCCCATGGAACTCCTCCTCATGGCCCTGGGGGCCTGCACCGCCTACGATGTGGTGGACATCATGCGCAAGAAGAAGCAGCCCCTGGCCCGCTACCGGGTGGAGGTGGAGGGGGTGCGGGCGGAGGCCCACCCCAAGCGCTACACCCGCATCACCGTGACCCACATCGCCTCGGGGCCGGGGGTGACCCTGGAGGCCCTGGAGCGGGCCGTCCACCTCTCCCACACCAAGTACTGCTCGGTTTCCGCCAGCCTGAACGCGGAGATCGCCACCAAGGTGGTGCTGGAACCCTGGGAAGGGGAAGCGGAAGGAGCCTGA
- a CDS encoding helix-turn-helix domain-containing protein: MIQARETVSFKPGEVILYPGVPGPRDRVYRVLQGLVRLEAVDGEGNALTLRLVRPGGYFGEEALFGLERGYFAEAVTEVVAETLPKEAPPEEVKDLLCHLSQALSNAYRRIERLATQRLKNRMAAALLELSETPLAKEEEEGLVLRATHDELAAAVGSVRETVTKVIGELAREGYIRSGYGKILLKDIRGLEELARSRGDGR; encoded by the coding sequence ATGATCCAGGCCCGCGAGACGGTGAGCTTCAAGCCCGGCGAGGTCATCCTCTACCCCGGGGTGCCGGGGCCCAGGGACCGGGTCTACCGGGTCCTCCAGGGCCTGGTGCGCCTCGAGGCGGTGGACGGTGAGGGCAATGCCCTCACCCTGCGCCTGGTGCGCCCCGGGGGATACTTCGGGGAGGAAGCCCTCTTCGGTCTAGAGCGAGGCTACTTCGCCGAGGCGGTGACGGAAGTGGTGGCGGAAACCCTGCCCAAGGAGGCTCCGCCCGAAGAGGTCAAGGACCTGCTCTGCCACCTCTCTCAGGCCCTCTCCAACGCCTACCGCCGCATCGAGCGCCTGGCCACCCAGCGCCTCAAGAACCGCATGGCCGCAGCCCTCTTGGAGCTTTCGGAAACCCCCTTGGCCAAGGAGGAGGAGGAGGGTCTGGTGCTACGGGCCACCCACGACGAGCTGGCCGCCGCGGTGGGCAGCGTCCGGGAGACGGTGACCAAGGTCATCGGGGAGCTGGCCCGGGAGGGTTACATCCGCTCGGGCTACGGCAAGATCCTCCTCAAGGACATCCGGGGCCTGGAGGAGCTGGCCCGCAGCCGCGGGGACGGGCGGTAG
- the lepB gene encoding signal peptidase I, with protein sequence MKAFWEYLFKEWFRQVGEALLLAFLVTTFLFTTVGVVGQSMFPALANGERVLVPKWEMWLVRFGLAEWRRGDIAILKPPEGTPHATARFPVLGFTFRAFFIKRIVAVPGDEVYVDRGVVYVNGVPLNERHITDRLSPWPDSFPGVCYRDGRMTRILTQQGDFPVNLLPGYLGPLVEMLQPPSEEVLARSRLGEACEVGRIRLKEGYYFVMGDNRTLGGSEDSRTFGPVPVEAIAGRASSVWWPPLVREEGGWRWNLRRLPPPEAYEVR encoded by the coding sequence ATGAAGGCCTTCTGGGAGTATCTCTTCAAGGAGTGGTTCCGCCAGGTGGGGGAGGCCCTCCTTCTGGCCTTTTTGGTCACCACCTTCCTCTTCACCACCGTGGGGGTGGTGGGGCAGAGCATGTTCCCCGCCCTGGCCAACGGGGAGCGGGTCCTGGTGCCCAAGTGGGAGATGTGGCTGGTGCGCTTCGGCCTCGCGGAGTGGCGCCGGGGGGATATCGCCATCCTCAAACCCCCGGAGGGCACCCCCCACGCCACCGCCCGCTTCCCCGTCCTGGGCTTCACCTTCCGCGCCTTCTTCATCAAGCGCATCGTGGCCGTGCCCGGGGACGAGGTCTACGTGGACCGGGGGGTGGTCTACGTGAACGGGGTGCCCCTCAACGAGCGGCACATCACCGACCGCCTCTCCCCCTGGCCCGACTCCTTCCCCGGCGTCTGCTACCGGGACGGGCGGATGACCCGGATCCTCACCCAGCAGGGGGATTTCCCCGTGAACCTCCTCCCCGGGTACCTGGGGCCCCTGGTGGAGATGCTCCAGCCCCCTTCGGAAGAGGTCCTGGCCCGTAGCCGCCTGGGGGAGGCTTGCGAGGTGGGGCGCATCCGGCTCAAGGAGGGGTACTACTTCGTCATGGGGGATAACCGCACCCTGGGGGGTTCGGAGGACTCCCGCACCTTCGGCCCCGTGCCCGTAGAGGCCATCGCCGGGCGGGCCAGCTCCGTCTGGTGGCCGCCCTTGGTGCGGGAAGAGGGGGGGTGGCGCTGGAACCTGAGGCGCCTCCCTCCCCCCGAGGCCTACGAGGTCAGGTGA
- a CDS encoding DUF502 domain-containing protein, whose amino-acid sequence MRLRQRFLTGLITLLPLLVTLYFLGWVYTYSGGYIQGFLRFLDLEVPRSYLPLLPFVGLFLAVVLIYLVGTLAENYLGRRLILSLERSLLLFPIVRDIYKAVQQIAHTLFGQKEVKFSRAAVIEYPRRGLYVLCFVVQPVGSRLPPLPEGYTAVLVPTSPVPASGVVILVPSEEVIPLDISVEEALKYVVSAGFLLPEKPSGPLTSLPQRVEGSP is encoded by the coding sequence ATGCGCCTCCGCCAGCGCTTCCTCACCGGGCTCATCACCCTGCTGCCCCTCCTGGTCACCCTCTACTTCCTCGGCTGGGTCTACACCTACTCCGGAGGGTACATCCAGGGCTTCCTCCGCTTCCTGGACCTCGAGGTGCCCCGGTCCTACCTGCCCCTCCTCCCCTTCGTGGGCCTCTTCCTGGCGGTGGTCCTCATCTATCTGGTGGGCACCCTGGCGGAGAACTACCTGGGCAGGAGGCTGATCCTCTCCCTGGAGCGCTCCCTCCTCCTCTTCCCCATCGTGCGGGACATCTACAAGGCGGTGCAGCAGATCGCCCACACCCTCTTCGGCCAGAAGGAGGTGAAGTTCAGCCGGGCCGCGGTGATCGAGTACCCCAGGCGGGGGCTATACGTGCTCTGCTTCGTGGTCCAGCCCGTGGGAAGCCGGCTCCCGCCCCTCCCCGAGGGCTACACCGCCGTCCTCGTGCCCACGAGCCCCGTGCCCGCCAGCGGGGTGGTCATCCTGGTGCCCTCCGAGGAGGTGATTCCCTTGGACATCAGCGTGGAGGAGGCCCTGAAGTACGTGGTTTCCGCCGGGTTCCTGTTGCCGGAAAAACCTTCAGGCCCCTTAACCTCCCTCCCACAAAGGGTAGAGGGCTCCCCCTAG
- a CDS encoding LutC/YkgG family protein, which yields MEARARILARIRKALKERPKALLPELPHHALPADPLDLFLRRLAENGAEGRLLDQEGALALLRELAQGLPGAAYGRGVPEGFRPLPELPPEEAPLGVSWALFAVAETGSVALSSEDGRKAQLLPPTHLVLVERERVYPTLLEAFQDHKALPSALGLHSGPSKSADIGQVMVKGVHGPGRLWVVVLT from the coding sequence GTGGAGGCTAGAGCCCGCATCCTGGCCCGCATCCGCAAGGCCCTGAAGGAGCGCCCCAAAGCCCTTCTCCCAGAGCTTCCCCACCACGCCCTCCCGGCAGACCCCCTGGACCTCTTCCTGAGGCGCCTCGCCGAAAACGGGGCCGAAGGGCGCCTCCTGGACCAGGAGGGGGCGTTAGCCCTCCTGAGGGAGCTGGCCCAGGGCCTCCCCGGGGCGGCCTACGGCAGGGGGGTGCCCGAGGGCTTCCGCCCCCTCCCCGAGCTCCCCCCGGAGGAGGCCCCCTTGGGGGTTTCCTGGGCGCTTTTCGCCGTGGCCGAGACGGGAAGCGTGGCCCTCTCCTCGGAAGACGGCCGGAAGGCCCAGCTCCTCCCCCCCACCCACCTGGTCCTGGTGGAAAGGGAGCGGGTCTACCCCACCCTGCTGGAAGCTTTCCAGGACCATAAGGCCCTGCCCAGCGCCCTGGGGCTCCACTCCGGCCCCTCCAAGAGCGCGGACATCGGCCAGGTAATGGTGAAGGGGGTCCACGGGCCCGGGCGGCTTTGGGTGGTGGTCCTCACCTGA
- a CDS encoding type III pantothenate kinase — MLLAVDIGNTSTALGLFLGEELVAHFRIHTDRMRMESEYRVLLKNLFALEGLPPPEAALLASVVPPVEREMGEAIAKLFGIRARVVDAAATGLEVLIENPKEAGADRLVNAVGALAYGSPTGRYIVVDFGTATTFDLVEAPGRYLGGAITIGPQTAADALAARTAKLPRIDLVPPKGVVGKNTLEALRSGLVLGYAALVEGMVRRMEEEAGEALVIATGGFATTLKDLCPSFDVVDEDLTLKGLLRIHLAQG, encoded by the coding sequence GTGCTCCTGGCCGTGGATATCGGCAACACCTCCACCGCCCTGGGGCTCTTCCTGGGGGAGGAGCTGGTGGCCCACTTCCGCATCCACACCGACCGGATGCGCATGGAAAGCGAGTACCGCGTCCTCCTCAAAAACCTCTTCGCCCTGGAGGGCCTCCCCCCTCCGGAGGCCGCCCTCCTCGCCAGCGTGGTGCCCCCGGTGGAGCGGGAGATGGGGGAGGCCATCGCCAAGCTCTTCGGCATCCGGGCCCGGGTGGTGGACGCGGCGGCCACGGGGCTGGAGGTCCTCATCGAAAACCCCAAGGAGGCCGGGGCCGACCGCCTGGTGAACGCCGTGGGGGCCCTGGCCTACGGGAGCCCCACGGGCCGCTACATCGTGGTGGACTTCGGCACCGCCACCACCTTCGACCTGGTGGAGGCCCCGGGCCGCTACCTGGGCGGGGCCATCACCATCGGCCCCCAGACCGCTGCCGACGCCCTGGCCGCCCGCACCGCCAAGCTCCCCCGCATCGACCTGGTGCCCCCCAAGGGGGTGGTGGGCAAGAACACCCTGGAGGCCCTCCGCTCCGGCCTGGTCCTGGGCTACGCCGCCCTGGTGGAGGGGATGGTGCGGCGCATGGAGGAGGAAGCGGGGGAGGCGCTGGTCATCGCCACCGGAGGCTTCGCCACCACCCTCAAGGACCTCTGCCCCTCCTTCGACGTGGTGGACGAAGACCTCACCCTGAAGGGGCTTCTGCGCATCCACCTGGCGCAAGGGTAA